The Patescibacteria group bacterium nucleotide sequence CTCAAGGTTTTTAAAATTAGCCTTAGTATTATGGCTAATTGTGGCAATTTTGGCCTTTTTCAATTTATCATTAGCCGGCAAAACCGCGCTCTCAACACCCATAAACTGGACGCGCGCCTTGGTTTTGAATAATTGGTCTTATCAAGCTGAGGATTTGGCCAGACTTGCCGGAGAAGTCAAGCCAGATTCAAAAGCTCAGGGCGGACAATATTTAACAACCACCCCCACGCAAGCCAAAAATATTTATTTTATTTTTGGGCCATTGGCAACTTTAATCCCCGGAGAATATCAAGCGACTTTTCGTCTTAAAACCGACAAAACTGAACTGGGACATTTGGCAGATATTGAAGTCGCCACCAAACAAGGCGCTAACAAACCAGCGATGAAAAAAATTAATGGCGCAGATTTTGTCAAGACAAACGAATTTCAAGATTTTACTCTAAATTTTAGCACCTCGGGTAGCCGCTCTTTTGAGTTTCGGGTATATTATCTTGTAGGCGATTTAGGGGTTGATGATATTAAAATAAAAGTGCAAAAAAGAAATTGGCAGGAATTATTTCGAATGGTACCGGAAAAATTAATCAATAAATTTTCTAAAAAGTAGGTAAAATGAGGATTGGTTTAGATGCTAGATTTTGGGATTTAAAAAATGCCGGTTTAGGTAGATATACCCAAGAATTGGTGAAAAATTTGCTTAAACTTGACCATAAAAATGAATATTTTTTACTTTTAAATCCAAAAGATGCTGAAAGTTTTGATTTAGAAGCAGATAACTTGCAGGTGGTCAAAATCGACTCGCCGCATTATTCGGTGATGGAACAAGTGAGAATGCCGTTTGAAATTGCCCGGTTAAAATTAGATTTTGTTCATTTTTTAAGTTTTAACCATCCGATTTTGTGGCCTGGAAAATTTTTAGTTTCAATTCATGATTTAACCCTTTATTTATATCCGGCCAGATCCAGAAAATCGATTTTGCACCGCTGGGCAATGTCGGTAGTGGTGGCTGATGCGGCCGGTCGCGCCAATCATATTTTTGCTTTATCGGAAAACACCAAAAAAGATATTGTGAAAAAATTTTCCATTAATCCTGATAAAATCACGATTACGTATTTAGGGGTGCCTTCAAATTTAAAGATGCTTCCCAAAAGTCGAGTCCAAGCTTTTATTAAAAAGAAAAAAATCGCTACCCCATTTTTATTTTATGTGGGGCAATGGCGGGCTCATAAAAATTTGATCCGATTAGTGCGGGCTTTTGAACTGGCGAAAAAAACCGCCAAGACTGATTTTAAATTAGTCATTGGCGGCAAACCAGACCCAGATTATAGTCAACTTTTAATCGCCATTGCCAAATCACCAGTTAAAAAAGATATTATTATTCCAGGTTTTATTTCCGATGAAGAATTGCCTTATTGGTATAACGCCGCCACGGCTTTTATTTTTCCTTCGTTGTATGAAGGATTTGGTTTGCCGGTTTTGGAAGCGGCAAAGTGTGGGACGCCAGTTTTGTCATCAAACTCCTCATCATTACCCGAAGTTTTAGGTGAGGCAGCGCTTTATTTTGATCCCAAAAGTATTAAGCAGATGGCAAAGCTGATGAACAAAATTGTTGATGATCCTAAATTAAGAGAGGAATTAAAAGCTAAGGGTTTGAAAAAAGCCGAAGAATTTAGTTATCAAAACGTGGCGAAAAAAATTCTAAATGTATATAATAAGATTAAGTAAATTTATTAAATTTAATATTTAAAATTTCAATTTCCAAATTCTAATAACCATTCAATATCCAATAACCAAATTCCAAGCAATTCTTTCTTCTTTTTGATTATTGGTAATTAGAATTTGATTGATAATTGGTCATTGATAATTAAAATTCAATAATTTTAGGGAGGCATGATGTCTTTGGAAAACAAATTTATCCTTTGGGGATTAATCGGAGCGGGAATTGGTTTGGTTTTTGGTCTTTATCTAATTTTTTGGGTTCTGGCAAAACCGGCGGGCAATGAAAAGATGCAAGAAATCGCGCGGGCGATTCAAGAAGGCGCGGTGGCATATTTGAAGAGACAGTATTTAATTATTGCCGTGATTGCAGTGGTTTTAGCAGTTATTTTGGGATTAAAGTTAGCTTGGTTAACGGCTTTAGGATTTTTATTGGGAGCAGTTTTTTCCGCTTTGTCTGGGGCAGTGGGAATGATGATTGCCACCCGAGCCAACGTGCGATGTGCGGAAGCGGCGCGAACTGGTCAAAAAGCAGCTTTTGCGGTGGCAGCCAAATCTGGTCAAGTGACCGGTTTTTTGGTGGCAGGTCTGGCATTACTGTCAGTGACAGGATTTTATGCCTTAACTCATAATTTATCAGCTTTAATCGGTTTGGGATTTGGCGGTTCTTTAATTTCAATTTTTGCCAGATTGGGTGGCGGAATTTTCACCAAAGCGGCGGATGTTGGCGCAGATTTAGTGGGTAAAGTGGAAGCTGGAATTCCTGAAGACGATCCTCGAAACCCGGCCGTGATTGCTGATAATGTTGGTGATAATGTGGGTGATGACGCGGGGATGGCCGCAGATTTATTTGAAACTTATGTGGTTACGACCGTGGCGGCGATGCTTTTGGCAAAAATTATCTTTAATTCCCAAATTATGATTACTTTACCTTTAGCTTTGGGTGCGGTGGCGATGATAGCTTCAATTTTGGGTTCATTTTTCATTAGAATTTCAAATCAAACTAAAAGCCCAATGACCGGTTTTTATTGGGGTTTGATTGTCGCAGGGATTCTGGCA carries:
- a CDS encoding glycosyltransferase family 1 protein, producing MRIGLDARFWDLKNAGLGRYTQELVKNLLKLDHKNEYFLLLNPKDAESFDLEADNLQVVKIDSPHYSVMEQVRMPFEIARLKLDFVHFLSFNHPILWPGKFLVSIHDLTLYLYPARSRKSILHRWAMSVVVADAAGRANHIFALSENTKKDIVKKFSINPDKITITYLGVPSNLKMLPKSRVQAFIKKKKIATPFLFYVGQWRAHKNLIRLVRAFELAKKTAKTDFKLVIGGKPDPDYSQLLIAIAKSPVKKDIIIPGFISDEELPYWYNAATAFIFPSLYEGFGLPVLEAAKCGTPVLSSNSSSLPEVLGEAALYFDPKSIKQMAKLMNKIVDDPKLREELKAKGLKKAEEFSYQNVAKKILNVYNKIK